The proteins below are encoded in one region of Bacteriovorax sp. Seq25_V:
- the rpsJ gene encoding 30S ribosomal protein S10, with protein MKASKLRIKLRAYDYKLLDNSVNEIVQTAKETGARVAGPIPLPTEINKFTVLRSPHKDKKSREQFEMRTHKRLIDIIDPTQQTVDSLMKLDLSAGVDVEIKY; from the coding sequence ATGAAAGCATCTAAATTAAGAATTAAGCTAAGAGCTTACGACTACAAATTGCTAGATAATTCAGTTAATGAAATTGTTCAGACTGCTAAAGAAACAGGTGCAAGAGTTGCAGGACCTATTCCTTTACCAACTGAAATTAACAAGTTCACAGTTTTAAGATCTCCTCACAAAGATAAAAAATCACGTGAGCAGTTTGAAATGAGAACTCACAAGAGATTAATTGATATTATTGATCCAACTCAACAAACTGTAGATAGTCTAATGAAATTAGATTTATCAGCTGGTGTTGACGTAGAGATTAAGTACTAG
- the rplC gene encoding 50S ribosomal protein L3 has protein sequence MTEETKAVETANSNSVSLDSFFGVKAGMTRIFDEAGNHVPVTVIKLIPNHITQVKTSDKDGYEAYQVGYYEKKEALVVKPTKGHLAKANVENNYVKFAEIRLDSVDASKLGSQVSVDTFTADSYVDITGTTKGKGFQGVMKRHNFQGGPGAHGSKFHRTTGSIGNRATPGRVWKNKKMPGHMGCDKQTIQNIKVVEVNTEKGYMLVKGSIPGSKNGFVKVSKALKK, from the coding sequence ATGACAGAAGAAACAAAGGCTGTTGAGACAGCTAATTCAAACTCAGTTTCTCTTGATTCATTCTTCGGTGTTAAAGCGGGGATGACAAGAATCTTTGACGAAGCAGGGAACCACGTACCTGTTACAGTTATTAAACTTATTCCAAATCACATAACGCAAGTTAAGACATCTGACAAAGATGGTTATGAGGCATACCAAGTTGGTTACTATGAGAAAAAAGAAGCTCTAGTAGTTAAGCCAACTAAAGGTCACCTTGCAAAAGCTAACGTAGAAAACAATTATGTAAAATTTGCTGAAATTCGTCTTGATTCAGTAGATGCTTCTAAGCTTGGTAGTCAAGTATCAGTAGATACTTTCACAGCTGACTCTTATGTAGACATTACTGGTACTACTAAAGGTAAAGGTTTCCAAGGTGTTATGAAAAGACATAACTTCCAAGGGGGTCCAGGTGCTCACGGTTCAAAGTTCCACAGAACAACAGGTTCTATTGGTAACAGAGCTACTCCAGGTAGAGTTTGGAAAAACAAGAAAATGCCAGGACACATGGGTTGTGACAAGCAAACTATCCAAAATATTAAGGTAGTAGAAGTAAATACAGAGAAAGGATACATGCTAGTTAAAGGTAGTATTCCTGGATCTAAAAATGGCTTTGTTAAAGTATCTAAAGCCCTAAAGAAATAG
- the rplD gene encoding 50S ribosomal protein L4, translating into MTDITVLNTKFEDAGKISTEVNLAADIVNVPVVHQVVKAILASRRQGTAKTKTRAFVSGGGKKPFKQKGTGNARQGSNRSGLMVGGATVFGPTPRDYTQKVNKKMALVAIQSVLADKLQAGKLTVVDKLESNGKTKEMFALLNGKGLLPALVVTEDKNSNALRAVKNLQWGKGLAVEGFSVYEAVKFENLVIEKSALETLLGKLV; encoded by the coding sequence ATGACCGATATCACAGTATTAAACACAAAATTTGAAGATGCAGGAAAGATAAGCACAGAAGTTAATCTTGCTGCTGATATTGTAAATGTACCAGTAGTACATCAAGTTGTTAAAGCGATCCTAGCTTCAAGAAGACAAGGAACTGCTAAAACAAAAACTAGAGCTTTTGTAAGTGGTGGTGGTAAAAAACCATTCAAGCAAAAAGGTACTGGTAACGCAAGACAAGGTTCTAATAGATCAGGTCTAATGGTTGGTGGGGCAACAGTATTTGGTCCAACTCCAAGAGATTATACACAAAAAGTTAATAAGAAAATGGCACTAGTTGCTATTCAGTCAGTATTAGCTGACAAGCTTCAGGCTGGAAAGTTAACTGTTGTTGATAAATTAGAATCAAACGGAAAAACAAAAGAAATGTTCGCACTTCTTAACGGTAAAGGATTACTTCCTGCACTAGTGGTTACAGAAGATAAGAATTCAAATGCTTTAAGAGCTGTAAAAAATCTTCAGTGGGGGAAAGGTCTTGCTGTAGAAGGTTTCTCAGTATATGAAGCTGTTAAGTTTGAAAATCTTGTAATTGAGAAGAGCGCTTTAGAAACTCTATTAGGCAAGTTGGTGTAG
- the rplW gene encoding 50S ribosomal protein L23 yields the protein MASLENVIRKPLITEKSSVITEKENRYGFVVELKANKNQIKSAVEKLYDVKVLNVKTNITPGKVKRAGNKTKKTSKIKKAYVQLAEGQKIEFFKGV from the coding sequence ATGGCAAGTTTAGAAAATGTAATCAGAAAACCACTAATTACAGAAAAGTCATCTGTTATTACTGAAAAGGAAAACAGATACGGATTTGTAGTTGAATTGAAAGCTAATAAAAATCAAATCAAAAGTGCTGTTGAAAAGCTTTATGATGTAAAAGTTTTAAATGTAAAAACAAACATCACTCCAGGTAAAGTAAAAAGAGCTGGAAATAAAACAAAGAAAACAAGCAAGATTAAAAAAGCATATGTTCAATTAGCTGAAGGTCAGAAAATTGAATTTTTTAAAGGCGTTTAA